A genomic stretch from Telmatocola sphagniphila includes:
- a CDS encoding c-type cytochrome domain-containing protein has product MRLLVLLISLLGWASIESSIQAQAPKDSKDTKVKITYDQHIMPILREKCLSCHNADKAKGGLDLSTFSKMMEGGSSGEVVKAGDISSSRLYLLSSHKAEPKMPPNSAPLAKEALDTITAWINGGLLENSGSKAVAAKATADVSLVSIKRGRPDGPPPMPELRKPRDTTKVTPKANAVVALAVSPWAPLVAVGGPKDILLYHGETMALLDVIPFKHGMPTVIKFSRNGSLLLAGGGRGGLSGKVVVWNVKTGQQIIEVGNENDAVLAADISADQTQIALGGPSKMIRIYSTKDGSLVREIKKHTDWIYALEFSPDGVLLASSDRSGGLFVWEAANGREFYNLRGHTAAILDLSWRDDSNILASGSEDGTIRTWEMENGAQTKAISAHGGGVQAVKYAHDNRLVSVGRDRTPKIWDAAGNPQKNFKALNDLGLRVGVSHDAQIIYSGDWTGEVRASRITDDVTLGSVNTNPPAFADRLAVIEKLFAEKQAKVNQAKSDLEAAQKKLATLRLEFGNSQKALTDAQTMVKTLEANLPTLKAAADKAAGDMQAAQNTLKAKEVKVKIFTETATKFKTEVDAAKGNDELLALFNQAKTQLDTANTELAAARKTLMERQSFVNMSGPKYIEAQKNLTTAKTTVQTVTQAMPLKQQAIPATEKEIPPLQQKLAAAEADLKPVASQLELMRAQAKK; this is encoded by the coding sequence ATGCGCTTACTTGTTCTGCTTATCTCGCTTCTCGGCTGGGCGTCAATCGAATCTTCGATTCAAGCCCAGGCTCCGAAGGACAGCAAAGACACCAAGGTGAAAATCACCTACGATCAGCACATAATGCCGATCCTACGCGAAAAATGTCTGAGCTGCCATAATGCCGACAAAGCCAAAGGCGGCCTGGATCTCAGTACGTTCTCCAAAATGATGGAAGGCGGTTCCTCCGGGGAAGTCGTCAAGGCCGGCGACATTAGTTCGAGCCGTCTCTATCTGCTTTCCTCGCATAAAGCCGAGCCGAAGATGCCGCCCAATTCCGCTCCCTTAGCGAAGGAAGCCCTCGATACTATCACCGCTTGGATCAACGGCGGACTGCTCGAAAATTCGGGAAGTAAAGCCGTCGCGGCCAAGGCTACGGCCGACGTTTCGCTGGTTTCGATCAAACGGGGCCGACCCGACGGACCACCCCCGATGCCGGAACTTCGAAAGCCTCGCGACACTACCAAGGTCACACCCAAGGCGAACGCCGTGGTGGCCCTGGCGGTAAGTCCCTGGGCTCCCCTGGTTGCGGTCGGTGGTCCTAAAGATATCCTGCTCTACCATGGCGAAACGATGGCTTTACTGGATGTCATCCCTTTCAAACATGGCATGCCCACCGTTATAAAGTTCAGCCGTAACGGGAGCTTGCTGTTGGCCGGCGGCGGACGTGGGGGTCTTTCGGGCAAGGTCGTCGTTTGGAATGTAAAAACTGGTCAGCAGATTATTGAAGTGGGTAATGAGAACGATGCGGTGCTAGCCGCGGATATCAGTGCCGATCAGACCCAAATCGCTCTGGGCGGTCCTTCCAAGATGATTCGCATCTACTCCACCAAGGATGGTTCCCTGGTTCGTGAAATCAAGAAACATACCGACTGGATTTACGCTCTGGAATTCAGCCCGGATGGGGTCTTGCTCGCCTCGTCGGATCGCTCCGGCGGTCTATTCGTTTGGGAAGCAGCGAACGGTCGCGAATTCTACAATCTTCGCGGGCATACCGCCGCGATTCTCGATCTCTCCTGGCGCGACGATTCTAACATTCTTGCCAGCGGCAGCGAAGATGGTACGATTCGTACCTGGGAAATGGAGAACGGCGCCCAGACCAAGGCCATCAGCGCCCATGGCGGTGGCGTCCAAGCTGTGAAATACGCTCACGACAACCGCCTCGTCAGCGTTGGCCGCGATCGCACTCCCAAGATTTGGGACGCTGCAGGCAATCCCCAGAAGAACTTCAAGGCCTTGAATGATCTGGGACTGCGAGTCGGCGTCAGCCACGATGCACAGATCATCTATTCGGGCGATTGGACCGGTGAGGTTCGAGCTTCTCGAATCACAGACGATGTCACCCTGGGTTCGGTGAACACCAATCCCCCGGCTTTCGCGGATCGGCTCGCCGTCATCGAAAAGCTTTTTGCTGAGAAGCAGGCCAAGGTGAATCAGGCCAAGAGCGATCTCGAAGCCGCTCAGAAGAAGTTGGCCACGCTCCGACTGGAGTTCGGGAATTCTCAAAAAGCTTTGACCGATGCGCAGACGATGGTCAAGACTCTGGAAGCCAATCTGCCTACTCTGAAAGCGGCGGCGGATAAAGCCGCTGGAGATATGCAGGCGGCTCAAAACACGCTGAAAGCCAAGGAAGTCAAAGTGAAAATCTTCACCGAGACGGCCACGAAGTTTAAGACGGAAGTCGATGCAGCAAAAGGGAACGACGAGCTTTTAGCTCTCTTCAATCAGGCCAAGACGCAACTCGATACCGCTAATACGGAACTCGCCGCTGCCCGCAAAACTTTGATGGAACGCCAGTCGTTCGTCAACATGTCGGGGCCGAAGTACATCGAAGCTCAAAAGAACCTGACCACGGCCAAAACTACCGTCCAGACAGTAACCCAGGCCATGCCGCTGAAACAGCAAGCCATTCCAGCAACGGAGAAAGAAATACCCCCGTTACAGCAGAAACTGGCGGCTGCGGAAGCCGACTTGAAGCCGGTAGCCAGCCAGCTGGAATTAATGCGGGCTCAAGCGAAGAAGTAA
- a CDS encoding sugar phosphate isomerase/epimerase family protein, whose translation MRYAICNETFTDWEHGRICDFIAGCGYGGLEIAPFTLAPLITDVSSERRSQLRSQAEMAGIQIIGLHWLLAKTNGFQLTSADPQVRINTGNYLAELAYACRDLGGDVLVLGSPQQRKIPEGASHEAAEVYAADTISYAFKALESSGVTLALEPLTPKETDFLQSAESAVKLAQRIGHPNVRLHLDVKAMASEQKPISQVIRDNAHWLKHFHANDENLRGPGFGEIDFKPIFQALKDVNYTGWVSVEVFDYTPDPETIARQSIEYMRSCE comes from the coding sequence ATGCGTTACGCGATTTGCAACGAAACATTTACCGATTGGGAGCATGGCCGAATTTGCGATTTCATTGCCGGCTGCGGCTACGGCGGCCTGGAAATCGCCCCCTTCACACTTGCCCCACTGATCACGGACGTCAGTTCCGAAAGGCGATCGCAATTGCGTTCTCAAGCGGAAATGGCCGGGATCCAGATCATAGGCCTGCACTGGTTGCTAGCCAAGACCAACGGCTTTCAGCTCACTTCGGCTGATCCTCAAGTTCGGATTAACACCGGGAATTATCTGGCGGAACTGGCTTACGCCTGCCGGGATTTGGGTGGCGATGTGCTGGTTTTAGGTTCGCCGCAACAAAGAAAGATTCCGGAAGGAGCCTCCCACGAAGCCGCCGAAGTTTACGCCGCGGACACGATTTCCTATGCGTTTAAAGCTCTGGAATCCTCGGGCGTGACACTAGCCTTGGAGCCGCTCACTCCAAAAGAAACGGATTTCCTGCAATCGGCCGAGAGTGCCGTAAAGCTCGCCCAGCGAATTGGGCATCCGAACGTGCGATTACACCTGGATGTGAAAGCCATGGCTTCCGAGCAGAAGCCGATATCGCAGGTGATCCGCGATAATGCCCACTGGCTGAAACACTTCCACGCCAACGACGAAAATTTGCGCGGTCCCGGTTTCGGCGAAATCGATTTCAAACCGATTTTTCAGGCCTTGAAAGACGTGAATTACACAGGTTGGGTTTCGGTGGAAGTTTTTGACTACACTCCCGATCCGGAGACGATCGCACGCCAGAGCATCGAGTATATGCGCAGTTGCGAGTGA
- a CDS encoding replication-associated recombination protein A has translation MKARPLAARMRPRSIQEFIGQEHFFGEGKLLRRMLLADRLNSLVFYGPPGTGKTALAQVIANHTKSRFVRLNAVNAGTKEVREILLEARKLLETEGERTILFLDEMHRFNKSQQDVLLPDVEDGAIILIGATTQNPFFAINTPLLSRSQIFTFESLSKENILTLLKRAIADSERGLGESGVIVDPEALEFLAVMCDGDARRALTALEIAAKSCLEEQPHVTLAAVQDSIQRKLQDFDPTGDSHYDLASAFIKSMRGSDPDAAIYWLARMLESGEDPRFIARRLVIFASEDVGNADPRGIMVATAVWNAVEMVGLPECQLNLAQGVTFLASCQKSNSSTVAIGKATTDVREGRTLPVPKHLKDSHYSGAKTFGHGEGYVYSHSAPDAWVDQEYLPEDRRYYLPSDRGHEAIIKKFLDELRSRKKGGSA, from the coding sequence ATGAAAGCCCGGCCCCTCGCGGCGCGGATGCGGCCGCGCTCCATTCAAGAATTCATAGGTCAGGAACACTTTTTCGGCGAAGGAAAGCTTTTACGGCGGATGCTTCTGGCAGACCGGTTGAACAGTCTGGTCTTCTACGGCCCGCCGGGCACCGGCAAAACTGCTCTGGCTCAAGTCATCGCCAATCACACCAAGAGCCGGTTTGTACGCCTGAATGCCGTGAATGCGGGAACCAAGGAGGTTCGCGAAATTCTTCTGGAAGCCCGCAAACTGCTGGAGACAGAGGGCGAACGAACCATTCTGTTCCTCGATGAGATGCATCGCTTCAACAAATCACAACAGGATGTACTGCTACCCGACGTTGAAGATGGGGCCATTATTCTCATTGGGGCCACGACGCAGAATCCTTTCTTTGCCATCAACACACCACTGTTGTCCCGAAGTCAGATCTTCACTTTCGAATCCTTATCCAAAGAGAACATCCTCACGCTCCTGAAACGGGCGATTGCCGATTCAGAACGCGGCCTGGGCGAAAGCGGTGTAATCGTTGATCCTGAAGCATTAGAATTTCTGGCGGTGATGTGCGACGGCGACGCCCGGCGAGCGTTGACCGCCCTGGAAATAGCTGCGAAATCCTGTCTCGAAGAACAGCCGCACGTGACGCTGGCCGCCGTGCAGGATTCGATTCAGCGGAAATTGCAGGATTTCGATCCGACGGGAGATTCGCACTACGACCTTGCCAGTGCCTTTATCAAAAGCATGCGGGGCAGCGATCCCGATGCGGCCATTTACTGGCTGGCCCGGATGCTGGAATCTGGAGAAGATCCCCGCTTCATCGCCCGGCGACTGGTGATTTTCGCATCGGAAGATGTGGGAAATGCCGACCCCCGAGGCATCATGGTCGCAACGGCCGTCTGGAATGCCGTAGAAATGGTCGGCCTGCCGGAGTGCCAGCTTAATCTGGCTCAAGGGGTGACCTTTCTGGCTTCCTGTCAAAAATCGAATTCCTCGACGGTTGCCATCGGCAAAGCGACCACCGATGTCCGAGAAGGCCGGACCTTACCCGTACCGAAGCATCTCAAGGATTCCCATTATTCCGGTGCGAAAACTTTCGGGCACGGGGAAGGCTACGTCTACAGCCATTCCGCACCCGATGCCTGGGTCGATCAGGAATATCTCCCAGAAGATCGACGCTACTATCTGCCTTCGGATCGGGGTCATGAGGCCATCATCAAAAAGTTTCTGGACGAACTGCGCAGCCGCAAAAAAGGAGGAAGCGCGTGA
- a CDS encoding ComEA family DNA-binding protein: MMVLLVAELSPTPTENVVPLSEPAPASSPVSQLATSNPDRVFVPLLVVFLGVLLYRWLGDSRLATRPPTSELSGYQQKIDLNTASRSELQQLPGIGPAKADKILASRASSDSPARLQAIPGFGPKSIQNLETHIQKSTQELEPERLERKSPGSPPAAPKSSSMKKTVQEVRVNSAPLEDLLKLPGIGNTLAQRIVAEREKKRFETVDDLRRVSGIGVKKLEQLRPYILLD, translated from the coding sequence ATGATGGTTTTGCTAGTGGCGGAGCTTAGTCCCACTCCTACTGAAAATGTCGTTCCGTTATCGGAACCGGCCCCCGCTTCCTCTCCGGTTTCGCAGTTAGCGACTTCCAATCCCGATCGCGTATTTGTTCCGCTGCTCGTTGTCTTTCTCGGCGTACTCCTTTACAGATGGCTCGGGGACAGTCGCTTGGCCACTCGGCCTCCGACGTCAGAGTTATCGGGCTATCAGCAGAAGATTGATCTGAACACGGCCAGCCGTTCGGAACTTCAGCAACTTCCCGGGATTGGTCCTGCCAAAGCCGATAAGATTCTCGCCAGCCGGGCGAGTTCGGATTCTCCCGCTCGCTTGCAGGCGATCCCCGGCTTTGGCCCAAAATCGATTCAAAATCTCGAAACTCACATCCAGAAGTCGACCCAGGAGTTGGAACCGGAACGTCTGGAGCGCAAGTCTCCAGGTTCGCCGCCGGCAGCTCCGAAATCCAGTTCGATGAAGAAGACGGTTCAGGAGGTTCGCGTCAACTCCGCACCTTTAGAGGATCTTCTGAAACTGCCGGGAATTGGGAATACCCTGGCTCAGCGAATTGTGGCAGAGCGGGAAAAAAAGCGATTCGAAACGGTAGATGATCTCCGAAGAGTGAGCGGAATCGGCGTGAAGAAACTGGAACAACTCCGCCCCTATATCCTGCTGGACTAG
- a CDS encoding DUF1549 and DUF1553 domain-containing protein, whose translation MKINSALTTVLLLFLSSASLRAEDPVKVEVFPADFNLETSRDYQSYVIQATYANGITQDVTDQATVQIANPALVRLDKNVLYPIADGSTEVAISYGKKTVKVPMSVKQAKVDRPISFKLDVMPIFMRSGCNSGACHGAARGKDGFRLSLFGFDPDGDHYRLTREINGRRVNQAFPEEGLLIEKACGKVPHTGGDKIKVGDQYYQTLIRWHEAGLPIDELTVAKPVSMEVYPKAGVLDGKGTTQRLTVRAKYSDGTDRDVTSLALFLSNNDNSAKVDSNGVITAGERGEAFVMARFATFTIGSPFVVLPKGLQFEAKKLPENNYIDKLVHNKLEKLRIEPSGLCTDEEFIRRVFIDVVGVLPTPEEYRKYMADKNPNKREALVDDLLSRKEFAELWVMKWAELLQIRSGNQVSYKATLLYYNWLQDKIARNVPVNEWVKELLSASGGTFKNPASNYFEGENDILKISENVAQVFMGMRIQCSQCHNHPFDRWTMNDYYGFAAFFAQIGRKQADDPRERIVFNTGGGEVRHLLGGRVMAPKFLGGEEPDVKGKDRRIVLAEWLASPENPYFATNMANIVWAHFFGKGIIDEVDDVRVSNPASNAELLNELGRQFTNYKYDLKKLVKDICLSRTYQLSTTGNDSNASDTRNFAKATVRRIRAETMLDCISEVTETKNKFPGLPLGARAVQIADGNVSNYFLTTFGRASRETVCSCEVKLDPSLSQSLHMLNGDATTQRILQGNLIGRMLQEKKSPEEIIEEIYIRTLVRKPTTQEMGKLQLALAGEKDKKRVLEDIFWAVLNSREFLFNH comes from the coding sequence ATGAAAATAAACTCAGCACTTACCACGGTTCTTCTACTGTTCTTAAGTTCCGCATCCCTGCGTGCAGAAGATCCGGTCAAGGTAGAAGTTTTCCCAGCAGACTTTAATTTGGAAACCTCTCGGGATTATCAGTCCTACGTGATTCAGGCCACTTACGCGAACGGCATTACGCAGGATGTTACCGATCAGGCCACAGTGCAGATCGCTAATCCGGCACTAGTTCGCCTGGACAAAAACGTCCTCTATCCGATAGCGGATGGCTCGACTGAAGTCGCCATTTCCTACGGTAAGAAAACTGTAAAAGTCCCGATGAGTGTAAAGCAAGCCAAAGTCGACCGTCCCATCAGCTTCAAGCTGGATGTGATGCCGATTTTCATGCGTTCGGGTTGTAATTCCGGTGCCTGCCATGGAGCGGCCCGCGGTAAAGACGGCTTCCGACTCTCGTTATTCGGTTTCGATCCGGATGGAGACCACTATCGTCTCACCCGCGAAATTAATGGCCGTCGGGTGAATCAGGCGTTTCCCGAAGAAGGTCTTTTGATCGAAAAAGCCTGTGGCAAAGTGCCGCACACGGGTGGCGATAAAATCAAAGTCGGCGATCAATATTACCAGACGCTGATTCGATGGCATGAAGCGGGTTTGCCGATAGATGAGCTCACGGTCGCCAAGCCGGTCTCCATGGAAGTGTATCCCAAAGCCGGTGTTCTCGATGGCAAAGGGACCACGCAACGGTTGACGGTTCGAGCCAAGTATTCGGATGGTACCGACCGCGATGTGACTTCCCTGGCTCTGTTCCTCAGCAACAACGACAACTCCGCCAAGGTGGATTCAAATGGAGTGATTACGGCGGGAGAACGAGGGGAAGCCTTCGTGATGGCTCGATTTGCCACCTTTACGATCGGTTCTCCCTTCGTGGTTTTGCCTAAGGGACTGCAATTCGAAGCCAAGAAGCTTCCGGAAAACAATTACATCGACAAGTTGGTTCACAACAAACTCGAAAAACTCCGCATTGAGCCCTCCGGCCTTTGCACGGATGAAGAATTTATCCGGCGGGTGTTCATCGATGTCGTCGGCGTACTGCCCACGCCCGAAGAATATCGCAAGTACATGGCCGACAAGAATCCCAACAAGCGGGAAGCCCTGGTGGATGATCTGTTGTCTCGCAAAGAGTTTGCGGAACTCTGGGTGATGAAGTGGGCGGAACTGCTTCAGATCCGATCCGGCAATCAGGTCAGCTACAAGGCTACTCTGCTTTATTACAACTGGCTGCAGGACAAGATTGCCCGCAACGTACCGGTGAATGAATGGGTAAAGGAATTGCTTTCCGCCAGCGGTGGCACCTTCAAGAACCCCGCCAGCAACTACTTCGAGGGTGAGAATGACATTCTGAAAATATCGGAGAATGTGGCTCAGGTCTTTATGGGCATGCGAATCCAATGCTCCCAATGCCATAATCATCCGTTTGATCGTTGGACGATGAACGATTACTACGGTTTCGCGGCCTTCTTCGCTCAGATTGGTCGAAAACAAGCGGACGATCCTCGCGAGCGAATCGTCTTCAACACCGGCGGTGGTGAAGTTCGTCACTTGCTGGGGGGCCGGGTGATGGCACCGAAATTCCTCGGCGGAGAAGAACCGGATGTAAAAGGGAAGGACCGCCGGATTGTTCTGGCAGAATGGCTGGCCTCTCCCGAAAATCCTTACTTCGCCACCAATATGGCAAACATCGTCTGGGCACACTTTTTCGGCAAAGGCATCATCGATGAAGTCGATGATGTGCGGGTCAGCAATCCGGCTTCCAATGCCGAACTGCTGAATGAATTGGGCAGGCAATTCACCAACTACAAGTACGACTTGAAGAAACTAGTAAAGGATATTTGCTTGTCTCGCACCTATCAACTGTCAACGACCGGTAATGATAGCAATGCTTCCGACACTCGCAACTTCGCCAAAGCGACGGTGCGCCGAATTCGGGCCGAAACCATGCTCGACTGCATTTCGGAAGTGACGGAAACCAAGAACAAGTTTCCCGGCCTGCCTCTGGGAGCCCGGGCCGTGCAGATTGCCGATGGTAACGTCTCCAACTACTTCCTGACGACGTTCGGCCGGGCGAGCCGAGAGACAGTTTGCTCCTGCGAAGTGAAACTGGATCCCTCGCTCTCCCAGTCGCTGCACATGCTTAACGGCGATGCGACCACGCAGCGGATACTTCAGGGGAACCTGATCGGTCGAATGCTTCAGGAGAAGAAATCTCCCGAGGAGATTATCGAGGAGATTTATATCCGAACTCTCGTTCGCAAGCCGACCACTCAGGAGATGGGCAAACTCCAGTTAGCCCTGGCGGGAGAGAAGGATAAGAAACGAGTCCTCGAAGATATTTTCTGGGCTGTACTGAATTCACGAGAGTTTTTGTTCAACCACTAA
- a CDS encoding class I SAM-dependent methyltransferase, which yields MPQLAKIEQERHFHDQQAAERLIRIKLGQEDLEFEDREYLEHESWIRPAFAMLGDVAGKAVLDLGCGHGMASVVLARQGAKVTGVDLSPGYISEARARALANGVSGEFLAADAENLPFEDESFDAVWASAILHHLEIPAIARELKRILKPGGVAVFCEPWAGNSLVRLARKYLPYAGKQRTPDEKPLSRDDVAALREAFPDLEFRGYQLFGMVRRLWSVRRSRIWKVLDIMDGMLFRVFPKMQNQARYVVISLRKA from the coding sequence ATGCCGCAACTCGCGAAAATTGAGCAGGAACGACACTTCCACGACCAGCAGGCCGCTGAGCGGTTGATTCGCATCAAACTCGGTCAGGAAGATCTCGAATTCGAGGATCGCGAATATCTCGAGCACGAAAGCTGGATTCGTCCCGCCTTTGCGATGCTGGGTGATGTGGCCGGGAAAGCGGTTCTCGATCTCGGTTGCGGGCACGGCATGGCCTCGGTCGTGCTCGCACGTCAGGGAGCCAAAGTAACGGGAGTGGATCTATCCCCCGGCTATATCTCCGAAGCTCGGGCGCGGGCGCTGGCGAATGGCGTGTCCGGCGAGTTCCTAGCCGCCGATGCGGAAAATTTGCCCTTTGAAGACGAATCCTTTGATGCCGTCTGGGCCAGCGCGATTCTTCACCATCTGGAAATTCCAGCGATTGCCCGAGAGCTGAAGCGAATTCTCAAACCGGGTGGTGTCGCGGTGTTTTGCGAGCCCTGGGCCGGGAACAGTTTGGTTCGGTTAGCACGCAAGTACCTTCCCTACGCGGGGAAACAGAGAACCCCGGACGAGAAACCGCTGTCGCGAGACGACGTCGCGGCACTGCGGGAAGCTTTCCCCGATCTGGAGTTCAGAGGCTATCAACTCTTCGGCATGGTGCGGCGACTTTGGAGCGTTCGCCGTTCTCGAATCTGGAAAGTACTGGACATCATGGACGGAATGCTCTTCCGGGTCTTCCCCAAGATGCAAAATCAAGCCCGGTATGTTGTTATCTCCCTTCGCAAAGCGTAA
- a CDS encoding PPC domain-containing protein, whose translation MPRCVNSGAYFLIAVILPRRYTTVNRLLGFTFLLVFASFARASNPQLSTIMPRGGERGTEVDLVFTGSNLDDAKDVFFYDDHFEVISLDVLSKQQVAVHLRIKNDCPLGEHYFRLRCDSGITPMCTFWVGPFPVIDEKEPNNEFTAPQKIPLNVTVHGTITNEDNDYFQVELKKGQRLAVEIEAMRLGEAFFDPYVAILDSKRFELSASDDSPLFSQDGLLSIIAPADGKYYVQVRETAYQGSGNSHYRLHVHTYPRPLGVLPLGGKPGEEMDVTFIGDATGPLKRRIKVPMGQLDTKVDIFAEENGKTAASGVPIRLSNLTNYLKTQPNNTVAQAIKVGAPGAINGVVEKPNDVDYYRFTAKKGEVYDFRVFARQLGSTLDSVLQISNDKGAVLAANDDSGGPDSYFRFGIPADGDYILGIYDHLRKGGPNYFYRIEVAPVQAKVELTTVKPVQYSQDRQSIAVPRGNRFAVLLSAGRQDWGGDLKLGWDALPTKVKASTNVMAANMTVQPIVFEADADAPIETRFVQILGSAVDPKLQLVSHFHQTPEMILGQNNSIFWAPRLPKAAIAVTKEAPFSVRIVEPKVPLVQNGTMNLKIVAERKNGFKGPINIYPLYNPPGVGSAGSATIPDGQTETILPLNANGGAPVRKWDYVVQAEATVGDGPVWVSSQLATLEIASPFMAVTIERGAVEQGKDTQMFVKLKNLQPFDGKATIRLVNLPPKVATQDIQFDKGTAEVAFPLKTEATTPAGIHRNIFCNVVILKNGEPISHNLGASELRVDVPIVAAKPPANTPPKPNQPAANPAQPTKRLSRLEQLRLEQEEREKASKEEKKDK comes from the coding sequence ATGCCCCGCTGCGTCAACAGCGGGGCATATTTTTTGATCGCCGTGATTCTCCCTCGAAGGTACACCACCGTGAATCGACTATTGGGTTTCACGTTTCTCCTCGTATTTGCCTCATTCGCGCGTGCCTCTAATCCGCAGTTGAGCACGATTATGCCCCGGGGCGGCGAACGGGGTACCGAAGTGGATCTCGTCTTCACCGGATCCAACCTCGATGATGCGAAAGATGTCTTCTTCTACGACGACCATTTTGAGGTCATCAGTCTCGACGTACTGAGCAAGCAGCAGGTGGCCGTGCACCTGCGGATCAAAAATGATTGTCCGCTCGGCGAACATTATTTCCGACTCCGATGCGATTCCGGCATCACGCCGATGTGTACTTTCTGGGTCGGCCCTTTCCCCGTAATCGATGAAAAAGAACCTAATAACGAATTCACGGCCCCGCAGAAAATTCCGTTGAACGTGACTGTGCACGGCACCATCACCAATGAAGATAACGACTATTTCCAAGTCGAATTGAAAAAAGGCCAGCGGTTGGCAGTAGAAATCGAAGCGATGCGACTAGGAGAAGCTTTCTTCGATCCTTATGTGGCCATTCTGGATTCCAAACGATTTGAATTGTCGGCCTCTGATGACTCGCCGTTGTTCTCACAGGATGGCTTACTTTCGATCATTGCTCCGGCGGATGGCAAGTACTACGTACAGGTTCGGGAAACCGCTTATCAGGGCAGTGGCAACAGCCACTACCGCTTGCACGTGCACACCTATCCCCGACCGCTGGGAGTGCTGCCCCTGGGCGGCAAACCGGGCGAAGAGATGGATGTGACATTTATTGGCGATGCAACCGGCCCCTTGAAGCGACGAATCAAAGTTCCAATGGGTCAGCTTGACACCAAGGTTGATATTTTCGCTGAGGAAAATGGCAAAACGGCAGCCTCCGGTGTGCCGATTCGCCTGAGCAACCTGACGAATTACCTCAAGACTCAACCGAATAACACTGTGGCTCAGGCTATCAAAGTGGGTGCGCCTGGAGCCATCAACGGTGTCGTCGAAAAACCCAATGATGTCGATTACTACCGCTTTACAGCGAAAAAAGGGGAAGTGTACGACTTCCGGGTGTTCGCCCGCCAACTCGGTTCCACTTTAGATTCCGTTCTTCAAATTTCCAACGATAAAGGAGCGGTTCTCGCCGCCAACGACGACTCCGGTGGCCCGGATAGCTACTTCCGATTCGGCATCCCGGCCGATGGGGATTACATTTTGGGAATCTACGACCACCTTCGCAAAGGCGGACCGAACTACTTTTATCGCATAGAGGTCGCGCCCGTTCAGGCCAAAGTCGAACTCACGACGGTTAAGCCGGTTCAATATTCCCAGGATCGTCAATCCATCGCAGTGCCTCGAGGAAATCGCTTCGCGGTACTACTCTCCGCCGGCAGACAGGATTGGGGCGGCGATCTGAAACTTGGCTGGGATGCATTACCGACCAAGGTCAAAGCCAGCACGAATGTGATGGCTGCGAATATGACCGTTCAACCCATCGTTTTTGAAGCAGACGCCGATGCACCTATCGAAACTCGCTTCGTCCAAATACTCGGCAGTGCGGTCGATCCCAAACTTCAATTAGTTAGTCATTTTCACCAGACGCCGGAAATGATTCTCGGCCAGAACAATTCGATTTTCTGGGCTCCTCGCCTACCCAAGGCCGCCATTGCAGTTACCAAAGAGGCACCCTTCAGCGTCCGGATCGTCGAACCCAAGGTGCCTTTGGTTCAGAATGGTACGATGAATTTGAAGATCGTCGCCGAGCGAAAGAACGGCTTCAAAGGCCCGATCAATATCTACCCGCTCTATAACCCTCCGGGCGTTGGCTCCGCGGGTTCCGCAACTATTCCCGATGGCCAGACAGAAACCATTCTCCCACTGAACGCGAATGGTGGTGCACCGGTTCGCAAATGGGATTATGTGGTTCAGGCCGAAGCTACCGTCGGGGATGGACCGGTTTGGGTATCCTCGCAACTGGCAACTCTGGAAATTGCCAGCCCTTTTATGGCCGTTACGATAGAACGCGGCGCTGTAGAGCAAGGCAAGGATACTCAGATGTTCGTGAAGCTGAAAAACCTCCAACCCTTCGACGGCAAGGCGACCATTCGACTGGTGAACCTGCCGCCAAAAGTGGCGACGCAGGATATCCAGTTCGATAAAGGAACGGCCGAAGTCGCTTTCCCCCTGAAAACGGAAGCAACCACGCCCGCTGGCATCCATCGCAACATCTTCTGTAACGTGGTGATCCTTAAGAATGGCGAGCCGATTTCGCACAATCTGGGAGCATCGGAATTACGGGTGGATGTCCCGATTGTTGCGGCCAAGCCTCCGGCGAATACTCCCCCGAAACCGAATCAACCCGCGGCCAACCCCGCCCAGCCGACTAAACGCCTCTCCCGACTGGAACAACTTCGGTTGGAACAGGAAGAGCGAGAAAAAGCTTCCAAGGAAGAGAAGAAGGACAAATAA